A single region of the Populus nigra chromosome 2, ddPopNigr1.1, whole genome shotgun sequence genome encodes:
- the LOC133682068 gene encoding methyl-CpG-binding domain-containing protein 4-like, with amino-acid sequence MALKERSPETPKTSSKNPRVAVRSIDTYAAQCDKCLKWRVIATEEEYEEIRSKMEDSPFVCNRKPGVSCDDPADIEYNATRTWVIDRPGIPKTPEGFKRSLVLRRDFSKMDAYYITPTGKKLRTRNEIAAFIDANPKYKDVNLSDFNFTSPKVMEDTIPEDAVRKVSSSGNGNKRKALKDAA; translated from the coding sequence AATCCACGAGTTGCAGTGCGATCAATTGATACATATGCTGCACAATGCGACAAATGCTTAAAATGGAGGGTGATTGCAACTGAAGAAGAGTATGAGGAGATCAGAAGTAAAATGGAAGATTCTCCTTTTGTTTGTAACAGAAAACCTGGTGTATCTTGTGATGATCCTGCTGACATTGAGTACAATGCCACTCGAACCTGGGTCATTGATAGGCCTGGCATTCCAAAGACACCAGAAGGTTTTAAAAGGAGCTTGGTTCTTAGACGTGATTTCTCCAAAATGGATGCTTACTATATCACACCCACAGGAAAGAAGCTGAGAACACGTAACGAGATAGCAGCATTTATAGATGCAAATCCAAAATACAAAGATGTAAACCTATCTGACTTCAATTTTACCTCTCCAAAGGTAATGGAAGACACCATCCCTGAAGATGCTGTGAGAAAGGTTTCCTCTAGTGGAAATGGCAACAAAAGGAAGGCATTAAAGGATGCAGCTTAA
- the LOC133682067 gene encoding piezo-type mechanosensitive ion channel homolog, with the protein MGNFLVGFVLPVLLLTSSLINWSLISLVDLIAFLLIQYAAPKIGFRFQRRLFLLWLIIIFSLVVILSQAVYLVIWAILGDEWSGTDAWWAHLTGFMIIHSWKSPLVIYFLVIQLLAVFVALVDIYGSRFGLVPWRDSCWGHFLNLLEHLGSHLRVASCLLLPAIQLGVGISHPSWLSLPFFIASCAGLVDWSLTSNFLGLFRWWRPLQLYASINIILLYTYQLPIEFLSTLQWIADFIGLFKISGKSEWHEICSGLSLVLFYIMLSFIKCDLEEMDFIMSMRGSNLTEQLLPLRHSFFIRKSRSGVRHTNVLLRGAVFRTFSINFFTYGFPVSLFALSYWSFHFASICAFGLLAYVGYIVYAFPSVFRLHRLNGLLLVFILFWAVSTYIFNVAFPLLSWKLGKDMEIWDMVGLWHYPLPGLFLLAQFCLGILVALGNLVNNSVFLYLSDEGNGSSNDNSTVEAQEDTKVLIVATIAWGLRKCSRAIMLVLIFLIAMKPGIIHAVYLIFFLIYLLSHNISRKIRQPLILLCEVHFAMLYILEINLISHALEQKGSLTMEVLLQLGLLKHHSSWDFLKIALLACFCAIHNHGFEMLFSFSAIVQHTPRPPIGFSILKAGLNKSVLLSVYASSTTRYGHDNSSYESRIALFLGAIGQKFLTTYRSCGTYIAFLTILLTVYLVKPNYISFGYIFLLLVWIIGRQLVEKTKRRLWFPLKAYAVMVFVFIYSLSCFPSFETWLSSLIDLLFYLGYNSKASSLKNIWESLAVLIVMQLYSYERRQSKHNRLHDPDPLDSGVFGFIKRFLIWHSQKILFIALFYASLSPISAFGLVYLLGLVACSTLPKASRIPSKSFLLYTGILVTTEYLFQMWGKQVGMFPGQKHSELSLFLGFRAYKPGFWGLESGLRAKVLVIAACTLQYNVFRWLDKMPSICQNKGKWEEPCPLFVSDEDAFMNGSMVNDENKPPPNHSIPSVEGEGFISNSLPSITAGLTQAPDLVSNKTGGSEGSGTSKFSFGYIWGSPKESHKWNKKGILSLKKERLETQKTVLKVYLKFWIENIFNLFGLEINMIALLLASFALLNAISMLYVALLVACILLKRRIIRKLWPVFVFVFASILILEYFAIWKSMVPSNQHIPSETDVHCHDCWESSALYFQYCKNCWNGLVVDDPRMLISYFSVFMIACFKLRADNLSSLTGSSMYRQKMSQSKNTFVWKDLSFETKSMWTFLDYLRLYCYCHLLDLVLCLILITGTLEYDILHLGYLAFALVFFRMRLVILKKKNKVFRFLRIYNFALIVLSLAYQSPFVGVFSSGNFETIEYIYEMIGFYKYDYGFRITARSALVEIIIFMLVSLQSYMFSSNEFDYVARYLEAEQIGAIVREQEKKAAWKTAQLLYIRESEEKKRQRNLQVEKMKSEMLNLQIQLHGMNSTTNCGSSSPDSDGLRRRRSTSRITDRDSGSPGKGEGTLRKEEQIITDDSIFRFEVHEFPSWNAESLEIKVSPKYSAEPPLCEITEIMQESTDSLLSDSGKKAKVQSKENPLISAVQLIGDGVSQVHSIGNQAVNNLVSFLNISPEDLDINQPSAENMVYDEMESQKTKRMSFDRSSSLQSDMSSDATSLQIGRIFRHVWSQMQSNNDVVCYACFILVFLWNFSLLSMVFLAALFLYALCVNTGPSYIFWVIILIYTEVYIMVQYIYQIIIQHCKMSIDPVLLRELGVPAHKITSSFVISSWPLFLVYLFILLQSSITVKDGEWIPSTDIKFRRSSLHRQEVLVSYSWSDRAQDLLHLMTNMVKSKIRSFFRYWKSLILGAESPPYFVQVSMDVPLWPEDGIQPERIESGINQLLKMVHDERCKEKNPNLCPFASRVHVQSIERSQENPNVALVVFEVEYASPLTSCASAEWYKSLTPAADVAKEILEAQHAGFVNEIGFPYTIVSVIGGSKREVDLYAYIFGADLSVFFLVAIFYQSVIKNKSEFLDVYQLEDQFPKEFVFILMIIFFLIVLDRIIYLCSFATGKLIFYIFNLILFTYSVTKYAWHLEHSQNAAGLALRAIFLAKVVSLALQAIQIRYGIPHKSTLYRQFLTSKVSQINYLCYRLYRALPFLYELRCVLDWSCTTTSLTMYDWLKLEDIYASLYLVKCDAVLNRAQHKQGEKQTKWTKCCSGICLFFILLFVIWAPMLIYSSGNPTNIANPIKDASVQVDIKTVGGRLTLYQTTLCEKLPWDIIDSDFDLDPHGYFDTYNKNDIQLICCQADASVLWLVPNVVQMRFIQSLDRDMDMDIIFTWVLTRDRPKGKEVVKYEKIVSPPDLPKQSDIQKVLNGSTNSFRIYNLYAKHLRVTGSGEVRSFEQEVDAVSADLVLNRADFNWWSFRDINSSDIHGCGGLTGPMAVVMSEETPPQGILGDTISKFSIWGLYITFVLAVGRFIRLQCSDLRMRIPYENLPSCDRLIAICEDIYAARAEGELGVEEVLYWTLVKIYRSPHMLLEYTKPD; encoded by the exons ATGGGGAATTTTCTTGTTGGATTTGTCTTGCCAGTCCTGCTCTTAACAT cttctttgatcaattggagTTTGATTTCTCTTGTTGATTTAATAGCTTTCCTTCTTATTCAGTATGCTGCACCAAAAATAG GTTTTCGTTTTCAACGGCGACTTTTTTTATTGTGGCTCATTATTATCTTTTCCCTAGTAGTCATTCTTTCTCAAGCAGTGTATCTTGTCATCTGGGCAATTCTGGGAGATGAATGGAGTGGAACAGATGCTTGGTGGGCCCATTTAACTGGTTTTATGAT AATCCATTCCTGGAAATCACCACTTGTAATTTACTTCTTGGTTATACAACTATTAGCGGTTTTTGTTGCTTTAGTTGATATATATGGGAGCAGATTTGGTCTGGTTCCATGGCGAGATTCCTGCTGGGGTCATTTCTTAAACCTTCTTGAACATTTAG GCTCACATCTTAGGGTTGCTTCTTGTTTGCTGTTGCCCGCAATTCAACTTGGTGTGGGGATAAGCCATCCCTCATGGCTTTCTCTACCATTTTTTATTGCCAGCTGTGCAGGCCTCGTGGACTGGTCTCTAACAAGCAACTTTCTTGGACTTTTCAG GTGGTGGAGGCCTCTTCAACTGTATGCAAGCATTAACATTATACTGCTTTATACCTATCAGCTTCCTATAGAGTTCCTCAGTACACTTCAGTGGATAGCTGATTTTATTGGCTTGTTCAAAATATCTGGAAAATCCGAGTGGCATGAAATTTGTTCCGGTCTTTCTCTTGTACTATTTTACATCATG CTATCCTTCATCAAGTGTGATTTGGAGGAAATGGATTTCATTATGTCTATGAGAGGAAGTAATTTGACAGAGCAACTTCTTCCCTTGAGGCATTCATTTTTCATTCGCAAATCAAG ATCTGGTGTCAGGCATACTAATGTTTTATTAAGGGGAGCAGTTTTTCGGACTTTCAGCATCAACTTTTTCACATATGGTTTCCCG GTCTCGTTGTTTGCCCTTTCCTACTGGAGTTTTCATTTTGCCAGTATATGTGCATTTGGATTACTTGCATATGTTGGCTACATTGTCTATGCCTTCCCTTCTGTATTTCGTTTGCATCGATTAAATGGGCTACTTCTTGTCTTCATACTCTTTTGGGCAGTTAGCACATATATTTTCAATGTAGCTTTTCCACTCTTGAGTTGGAAACTTGGAAAG GATATGGAAATATGGGACATGGTTGGGTTATGGCATTATCCCCTTCCTGGATTGTTTTTGCTAGCACAATTTTGTCTAGGCATTTTGGTTGCTCTGGGTAATCTTGTGAACAACTCTGTTTTCCTCTACCTGTCTGATGAGGGTAATGGATCTTCTAATGACAACTCAACTGTAGAAG CACAAGAAGACACCAAGGTATTGATTGTGGCCACAATTGCATGGGGACTACGAAAATGTTCTCGGGCTATCATGCTGGTGCTGATCTTCCTCATTGCCATGAAACCTGGAATCATCCATGCTGTATATt tgatttttttcttgatatatctTCTGAGCCACAATATCAGCAGAAAAATCCGCCAGCCATTGATTCTTCTGTGCGAAGTTCACTTTGCCATGCTGTACATTCTTGAGATTAATCTAATCTCTCATGCTTTGGAGCAAAAGGGCTCCTTAACAATGGAAGTTTTGCTGCAGTTAG GGCTTCTTAAACATCACAGTTCCTGGGATTTCTTGAAAATAGCTCTCCTTGCTTGCTTCTGTGCCATTCAtaaccatggttttgagatgttattttctttctcagCAATTGTACAGCATACCCCTAGGCCCCCTATCGGATTTAGCATCTTGAAAGCTGGCCTGAACAAATCAGTCCTCTTGTCTGTGTATGCCTCCTCAACCACCAGATATGGACATGATAATTCTTCATATG AGAGTAGGATAGCATTGTTCCTTGGTGCAATTGGGCAGAAGTTTCTCACTACTTATCGATCATGTGGAACCTACATTGCTTTTCTGACTATTCTCCTCACAGTGTACCTTGTAAAACCCAATTATATATCATTTGGGTATATTTTCCTTCTTCTTGTGTGGATAATCGGAAGGCAACTTGTTGAGAAAACAAAAAGGCGTTTGTGGTTTCCCTTAAAAGCATATGCGGTCATGGTGTTTGTCTTCATCTATAGTTTGAGCTGTTTCCCCAGCTTTGAGACATGGCTGTCCAGCTTAATAGATCTACTTTTTTATTTGGGCTACAACTCAAAAGCTtcatcattgaaaaatatttgggaATCTTTAGCAGTCTTAATAGTTATGCAACTTTATAGCTATGAGAGGAGACAGAGCAAGCATAATAGGCTGCATGATCCTGATCCATTGGATTCTGGAGTATTTGGGTTTATCAAACGATTTCTGATCTGGCATAGCCAGAAGATCTTGTTTATTGCATTATTTTATGCTTCTTTATCTCCAATCAGTGCTTTTGGGTTGGTATATTTACTTGGCCTTGTTGCCTGTTCAACTTTACCTAAAGCTTCTCGGATCCCATCCAAATCATTTCTATTGTACACCGGAATTCTAGTGACAACTGAGTATCTGTTTCAGATGTGGGGTAAACAAGTCGGAATGTTTCCTGGACAAAAGCACTCTGAGCTGTCCCTTTTCTTGGGTTTCCGTGCATACAAGCCAGGTTTTTGGGGCCTTGAGTCTGGCTTGAGGGCAAAAGTGCTGGTGATTGCTGCTTGCACACTTCAGTACAATGTCTTCCGTTGGTTAGATAAGATGCCAAGTATTTGTCAAAATAAAGGAAAGTGGGAAGAGCCTTGTCCATTGTTTGTCTCAGATGAAGATGCCTTCATGAATGGTTCCATGgtcaatgatgaaaataaaccaCCTCCAAATCATAGCATACCATCTGTAGAAGGAGAGGGATTCATTAGCAACTCGTTGCCATCAATCACTGCTGGTCTCACTCAAGCACCTGATCTGGTGTCCAACAAAACAGGGGGCTCTGAGGGTAGTGGCACCAGTAAATTTTCATTTGGATATATCTGGGGAAGCCCCAAAGAAAGTCATAAGTGGAATAAGAAGGGGATTCTTTCATTGAAAAAGGAAAGACTCGAAACACAGAAGACTGTCTTAAAAGTATATTTGAAGTTCTGGATAGAAAATATCTTTAACCTCTTTGGCCTTGAGATAAACATGATTGCGTTGCTTCTTGCCAGTTTTGCATTGTTGAATGCCATCTCTATGCTATATGTTGCATTACTTGTTGCTTGTATTCTCTTAAAACGGCGCATTATACGGAAACTATGGCCTGTATTTGTCTTTGTGTTTGCTTCGATTCTCATCCTTGAGTATTTTGCTATCTGGAAGAGCATGGTTCCTTCAAATCAACATATCCCAAGTGAGACAGATGTGCATTGCCATGATTGCTGGGAAAGTTCTGCTCTGTATTTCCAATATTGCAAGAATTGTTGGAATG GACTTGTTGTGGATGATCCACGCATGCTTATCAGCTATTTTTCAGTCTTCATGATTGCTTGCTTTAAACTCCGTGCTGATAACCTGTCCAGTTTAACAGGTTCATCAATGTATCGTCAAAAAATGTCTCAAAGTAAAAATACCTTTGTTTGGAAGGATCTCTCATTTGAGACTAAAAGCATGTGGACTTTTCTAGACTACCTGAGGCTTTACTGCTATTGCCATCTCCTGGATCTTGTGCTCTGCTTGATTTTGATTACTGGAACTCTTGAGTATGACATTCTGCACCTTGGTTATCTTGCGTTTGCTCTAGTTTTCTTTCGGATGAGACTTGTAAtactgaagaagaagaacaaggtTTTCAGATTCTTGCGCATATATAACTTTGCTCTAATTGTTCTTTCTCTGGCCTATCAATCTCCTTTTGTAGGAGTATTTAGTTCTGGGAACTTTGAGACTATAGAATACATATATGAAATGATCGGATTTTACAAGTATGACTATGGGTTTCGAATTACTGCAAGATCTGCGCTTGTGGAGATCATCATATTTATGCTGGTTTCCCTTCAGTCATATATGTTCTCCTCCAACGAGTTTGATTATGTTGCACGATATCTTGAAGCAGAGCAAATTGGTGCAATTGTGCGTGAGCAAGAGAAGAAAGCTGCATGGAAAACAGCACAGTTACTATACATACGTGAATCTGAGGAGAAGAAACGCCAGCGTAACCTGCAAGTGGAGAAGATGAAATCTGAGATGCTTAACCTTCAAATCCAGCTTCACGGCATGAACTCAACCACTAATTGTGGCAGCAGTTCCCCTGATAGTGATGGCCTGAGAAGGAGGAGGAGTACTTCTCGTATTACAGATAGAGATTCTGGGAGCCCAGGAAAAGGTGAAGGAACGCTCAGGAAAGAAGAGCAGATCATTACAGATGATTCAATATTTCGTTTTGAAGTGCATGAATTTCCTAGTTGGAATGCAGAAAGTCTAGAAATAAAAGTGTCTCCAAAGTATTCTGCAGAACCTCCTCTTTGTGAGATCACGGAGATCATGCAGGAATCAACTGATAGCTTACTTTCTGATTCTGGCAAGAAAGCAAAggtccagtcaaaggaaaatccCTTGATATCTGCTGTACAGCTGATAGGTGATGGTGTTTCCCAGGTACATTCGATTGGAAATCAGGCAGTTAACAACCTTGTCAGCTTCTTAAATATCTCACCAGAAGATTTAGATATCAATCAGCCCTCTGCAGAAAATATGGTGTATGATGAAATGGAGAGCCAGAAGACTAAGCGCATGAGTTTTGACCGTTCATCTTCTCTGCAGTCTGATATGAGTTCTGATGCTACTAGTTTGCAGATAGGAAGGATCTTCCGTCATGTATGGTCCCAAATGCAATCGAATAATGATGTTGTGTGCTATGCTTGTTTTATTCTCGTTTTTCTATGGAACTTCAGTTTGCTTTCTATGGTGTTCCTTGCTGCTCTCTTCTTGTATGCTCTATGTGTAAACACTGGCCCGAGCTATATCTTCTGGGTTATCATTCTAATCTACACTGAGGTTTACATTATGGTTCAGTATATCTACCAAATTATCATCCAGCACTGCAAAATGAGTATTGATCCAGTCCTACTTCGTGAGTTGGGAGTTCCTGCACATAAAATTACATCATCCTTTGTCATCAGTTCCTGGCCTCTTTTTCTTGTCTACTTATTCATCCTCCTGCAGAGCTCAATAACTGTAAAAGATGGTGAATGGATTCCATCTACCGACATTAAGTTCCGTAGAAGTTCTCTCCATAGACAAGAGGTTCTGGTGAGCTATAGCTGGAGTGATAGGGCACAGGATTTGCTGCATCTAATGACCAATATGGTAAAATCAAAAATAAGAAGCTTCTTTAGGTACTGGAAATCACTGATTCTAGGCGCAGAGTCTCCTCCATATTTTGTCCAGGTTTCTATGGATGTTCCCTTGTGGCCAGAGGATGGAATTCAGCCAGAGAGAATAGAGTCTGGAATAAACCAATTGCTTAAAATGGTTCATGACGAAAGATGCAAGGAAAAGAACCCCAATCTTTGCCCTTTTGCTAGTAGGGTTCATGTCCAAAGCATTGAAAGAAGTCAAGAGAATCCAAATGTGGCCTTGGTTGTTTTTGAGGTGGAATATGCCTCCCCTTTGACAAGCTGTGCTTCAGCTGAATGGTACAAGTCACTAACTCCAGCAGCTGATGTAGCAAAGGAGATTCTGGAAGCTCAACATGCTGGGTTTGTTAATGAAATTGGATTTCCATACACTATTGTCTCTGTGATTGGAGGAAGCAAACGAGAAGTTGATCTTTATGCCTACATATTTGGTGCAGATTTAAGTGTTTTCTTCTTAGTTGCAATTTTCTACCAATCTGTGATAAAGAATAAAAGTGAATTTCTTGATGTTTATCAGCTTGAAGATCAGTTTCCAAaagaatttgtgtttatcttGATG ATCATCTTTTTCCTGATCGTTCTGGACCGCATAATTTACCTCTGTTCATTTGCCACTGGAAAGTTGATCTTCTATATTTTCAACCTCATTCTCTTCACATATTCAGTTACAAAGTATGCTTGGCACTTGGAACATTCCCAAAATGCTGCAGGACTAGCGCTTCGTGCTATATTTCTTGCAAAAGTAGTATCTCTAGCGCTACAAGCCATACAAATTCGTTATGGGATTCCTCATAAAAGCACCTTGTATCGGCAGTTTTTAACCAGCAAAGTTTCGCAAATCAATTATCTTTGCTACAGACTTTATCGTGCTTTGCCATTTCTTTATGAATTGAGGTGTGTACTGGACTGGTCGTGCACAACAACATCGCTAACCATGTATGATTGGCTGAAG CTGGAGGACATATATGCAAGTCTGTACCTTGTCAAATGTGATGCTGTCTTGAATAGAGCTCAACACAAACAAGGagagaaacaaacaaaatggACCAAATGTTGCAGTGGGATATGCCTATTTTTCATATTACTCTTTGTTATTTGGGCTCCTATGCTG ATCTACAGCAGTGGTAATCCAACCAACATCGCAAACCCCATCAAAGATGCAAGTGTTCAGGTTGATATTAAGACCGTGGGTGGAAGGTTGACCTTGTATCAAACTACCCTTTGTGAAAAGCTCCCATGGGATATCATCGACTCTGATTTTGATCTGGATCCCCATGGTTATTTTGATACATATAATAAGAATGATATCCAGCTCATATGCTGCCAAGCAGATGCAAGTGTGCTGTGGCTTGTTCCAAATGTGGTTCAGATGAGATTTATCCAGTCCCTTGACCGGGATATGGATAtggatattatttttacatgGGTACTTACCAGGGATAGGCCGAAAGGAAAGGAAGTTGTGAAATATGAGAAAATTGTCAGTCCTCCAGATCTTCCAAAACAATCAGACATACAGAAAGTTCTTAATGGTTCTACAAACAGCTTTAGGATATATAATCTATATGCAAAACACTTACGTGTTACTGGTTCTGGTGAAGTCAGATCCTTTGAACAAGAG GTGGATGCAGTTAGTGCAGACCTTGTCTTAAATCGTGCAGATTTTAACTGGTGGTCATTCCGTGATATTAATTCGTCGGATATCCATGGCTGTGGAGGTTTGACAGGACCTATGGCAGTTGTAATGTCTGAGGAAACACCACCAC AGGGTATTCTTGGTGACACCATCAGCAAGTTCAGCATCTGGGGTCTCTACATAACCTTTGTGCTTGCCGTGGGCCGTTTCATTAGACTCCAATGCTCAGACTTAAGAATGAGAATACCGTACGAGAATCTACCTTCCTGTGACAG GTTGATAGCCATTTGTGAGGACATTTATGCTGCGAGAGCAGAGGGTGAGCTGGGAGTTGAAGAGGTTCTTTACTGGACACTCGTAAAGATTTACAGGTCGCCACATATGCTTCTGGAGTACACCAAACCAGACTAG
- the LOC133682392 gene encoding protein RESISTANCE TO PHYTOPHTHORA 1, chloroplastic → MNALLSSSTSLCNSHILKLTSKPTSFRLSLPCNTNTTQYLGGDSLSLRIRASNNANEVDTRTAKEDQATETSNQVSSSSSAAPPAIDKDLKKVVQKTAATFAPRASTATKNPAVPGTTLYTVFEVQGYVCMLLGGALSFNLIFPSNDPDIWRLMGMWSIWMFTIPSLRARDCSKNEKEALNYLFLLVPLLNVTIPFFWKSFALVWSADTIAFFGMYAWKLGWLQKTE, encoded by the exons ATGAACGCTCTCCTCTCAAGCTCAACCTCTCTCTGCAACTCTCACATTTTGAAGCTGACATCCAAACCCACAAGTTTCAGGCTATCGTTACCATGCAATACCAATACTACCCAGTACTTGGGCGGCGACAGCTTGAGCTTGAGAATACGAGCCAGTAACAATGCAAATGAAGTGGATACGCGGACAGCAAAAGAAGATCAGGCAACTGAAACAAGCAATCAAGTCTCCAGTTCATCATCTGCTGCCCCCCCTGCAATTGACAAAGACCTCAAAAAG GTGGTTCAAAAGACTGCTGCTACCTTTGCACCAAGAGCTTCCACAGCTACAAAAAATCCTGCTGTACCAGGAACTACCTTGTATACTGTTTTTGAGGTTCAAGGCTATGTCTGCATGTTGTTAGGTGGAGCTCTTTCTTTCAATCTCATTTTCCCATCAAACGACCCTGACATTTGGAGATTGATGGGAATGTGGTCCATCTGGATGTTCA CAATTCCTTCCCTTCGTGCCCGGGACTGCTCCAAGAATGAGAAAGAAGCCCTTAATTATCTATTTCTACTCGTCCCTTTACTCAATGTTACAATCCCCTTCTTTTGGAAGTCCTTTGCGTTAGTATGGTCCGCCGATACCATTGCCTTCTTTGGAATGTATGCATGGAAG CTGGGATGGCTCCAGAAAACAGAATAG
- the LOC133682391 gene encoding transcription termination factor MTERF4, chloroplastic: MTIVSYAGITRPSFLLAHPELPVLVYCKLQLNSTSALRIPSNDMKRTEVTRFRCYVAERTFESTSVGSTLSNTGNVRLGRKQRSSSSLYSRPSLLEMKNEKIANRAKVYEFLRGIGIVPDELDGLELPVTTEVMRERVDFLHKLGLTIEDINNYPLVLGCSVKKNMIPVLDYLGKLGVRKSTFTEFLRRYPQVLHASVVVDLDPVVKYLQGMDIKPNDIPRVLERYPEILGFKLEGTMSTSVAYLVGIGLARREVGGVLTRYPEILGMRVGRVIKPFVEYLESLGIPRLAVARLIEKRPHILGFGLEEQVKPNVGSLLEFNVRKSSLPSVVAQYPEIIGIELKEKLLGQQCLLHSVIDLGPEDFGRVVEKMPQVVSLSRLPIVKHVDFLKDSGFSLQQVRAMVVGCPQLLALNLDIMKHSFDYFVVEMERPLDDLVTFPAFFTYGLESTIKPRHKRVAKKGMKCSLSWLLNCSDEKFEQRMEYDTIDMEEMEMPSFDMNTLTESRSEDSASDYDDSDDEHI; the protein is encoded by the coding sequence ATGACGATTGTAAGCTATGCTGGCATTACGAGACCTAGTTTTTTGCTTGCACATCCAGAGTTACCTGTTCTTGTCTATTGCAAACTACAGCTAAACTCTACATCAGCTCTTAGAATCCCAAGTAATGATATGAAGAGGACTGAGGTCACAAGATTTCGGTGTTATGTTGCTGAGAGAACGTTTGAATCAACTTCTGTGGGTTCAACTCTATCCAACACAGGTAATGTTCGTTTGGGTCGGAAGCAAAGAAGCTCTTCATCCCTCTATAGTCGACCTAGTTTGCTGGAAATGAAAAATGAGAAGATAGCAAATCGTGCCAAGGTTTATGAATTCTTAAGGGGAATTGGTATTGTCCCTGATGAACTTGATGGGTTGGAGCTTCCTGTGACTACTGAGGTTATGAGGGAACGTGTTGATTTCCTTCACAAATTAGGTCTCACAATTGAGGACATCAACAACTACCCACTTGTTCTCGGTTGCAGTGTGAAGAAGAACATGATTCCTGTGCTTGACTATCTTGGAAAATTGGGTGTTAGGAAATCGACTTTCACTGAGTTCTTAAGAAGATATCCCCAAGTCCTTCATGCTAGTGTTGTTGTAGATCTAGATCCAGTGGTCAAATATCTTCAAGGAATGGATATCAAGCCAAATGATATCCCTCGAGTGCTTGAGAGATATCCAGAAATTCTGGGGTTCAAGCTTGAAGGGACCATGAGCACGTCAGTGGCTTATTTGGTTGGAATCGGGTTAGCAAGGAGAGAAGTTGGAGGGGTTTTAACTAGATACCCAGAGATTTTGGGGATGCGAGTAGGACGGGTGATCAAGCCTTTTGTGGAGTATCTTGAAAGCTTGGGCATACCAAGATTAGCTGTAGCTAGATTGATAGAAAAGCGACCTCAcatccttggttttggattagAGGAACAGGTGAAACCAAATGTTGGATCCCTTTTAGAGTTTAATGTAAGAAAATCCTCACTTCCTTCTGTGGTAGCACAATATCCTGAGATTATTGGAATTGAGCTGAAGGAAAAACTTCTGGGTCAACAGTGTTTACTTCATTCAGTTATTGATTTGGGCCCTGAGGACTTTGGCAGAGTTGTTGAGAAGATGCCACAGGTTGTCAGCCTTAGTAGACTAcctattgtgaaacatgtggaTTTCCTTAAAGACTCTGGATTCTCTTTGCAACAAGTGAGGGCAATGGTTGTGGGATGTCCCCAGTTGCTTGCTTTGAATCTTGACATTATGAAACACAGTTTTGATTACTTCGTAGTGGAGATGGAAAGACCTTTGGATGATTTGGTTACTTTCCCTGCTTTCTTTACATATGGTTTGGAGTCCACTATAAAACCAAGACATAAGAGGGTTGCAAAGAAGGGCATGAAGTGTTCACTTTCATGGCTCCTTAACTGCTCTGATGAGAAGTTTGAGCAACGAATGGAGTATGACACTATTGACATGGAGGAGATGGAGATGCCATCATTTGACATGAATACTCTGACGGAATCAAGGAGTGAAGATTCTGCTTCTGACTATGATGACAGTGATGACGAGCACATTTAG